Proteins encoded together in one Sulfitobacter pontiacus window:
- a CDS encoding ion transporter: MVGTVNMRERLGRWVEGRAVSNFIIGVIVFNAALLGMETAPALMEKYGTLILFLDRVCLFIFIAEITLKIIARGVGFFRNGWNVFDFTVVAIALVPAVQGLSVLRALRILRVLRVLSVAPRLRRVVEGFITALPGMGSVFLLMTIIFYIGSVIATKLFSDQFPEWFGSLPASAYSLFQIMTLESWSMGIVRPVMEVYPYAWVFFVPFILVTTFAVVNLLVGLIVNSMQDAHNEEETVRTDAYRLEVMEKLEAIEKKLAEHSRQ; the protein is encoded by the coding sequence ATGGTGGGCACGGTAAACATGCGGGAACGTCTGGGAAGATGGGTCGAAGGGCGGGCCGTCAGCAATTTCATCATCGGTGTGATCGTGTTCAACGCCGCCTTGTTGGGGATGGAGACAGCCCCCGCCCTGATGGAGAAATACGGCACGCTGATCCTGTTTCTTGATCGCGTCTGCCTGTTCATTTTCATCGCCGAGATCACGCTCAAGATCATTGCGCGAGGGGTCGGGTTCTTCCGCAACGGGTGGAACGTCTTTGACTTTACGGTCGTTGCCATCGCGCTGGTGCCTGCGGTGCAGGGGCTGTCTGTCTTGCGGGCGCTGCGTATCCTGCGGGTTTTGCGTGTGCTGTCCGTCGCCCCGCGTCTGCGCCGCGTTGTCGAAGGGTTTATCACCGCGTTGCCCGGTATGGGGTCGGTGTTCCTGCTGATGACGATCATCTTTTACATCGGGTCCGTCATTGCGACCAAATTGTTCAGCGACCAGTTCCCCGAATGGTTCGGGTCATTGCCCGCCAGCGCCTATAGCCTGTTCCAGATCATGACGCTGGAAAGCTGGTCGATGGGGATCGTCCGCCCGGTGATGGAGGTCTATCCCTATGCGTGGGTCTTCTTCGTGCCGTTTATTCTGGTCACGACCTTTGCTGTGGTGAACTTGCTGGTGGGTCTGATCGTGAACTCGATGCAGGACGCGCATAACGAGGAAGAGACCGTGCGCACCGATGCCTACCGGCTTGAGGTGATGGAAAAGCTGGAAGCGATCGAAAAGAAGCTGGCAGAGCATAGCCGACAGTAA
- a CDS encoding murein L,D-transpeptidase family protein yields the protein MKRRNLILGGTALVALGACSSSKFKRYNGPQVTYVIVNKGDRRMYLMHHDKVLESYDIKLGFAPVGHKVYEGDGRTPEGIYMIDRRNPNSRFHLSIGINYPNEMDRARAEALGKSPGGDIFIHGQKTAKDKNRTDWTWGCISVSNDEMEEIYAMVGDNTPIALNP from the coding sequence ATGAAACGCAGAAACCTGATTCTGGGTGGCACCGCGCTGGTCGCGCTTGGGGCCTGCAGCAGCAGTAAATTCAAACGGTACAACGGGCCGCAGGTCACCTATGTGATCGTCAACAAGGGCGACCGCCGGATGTATCTGATGCACCACGACAAGGTGCTGGAATCATACGATATCAAACTGGGGTTCGCGCCTGTGGGCCACAAGGTGTACGAAGGTGACGGGCGCACGCCCGAAGGGATCTATATGATCGACCGGCGCAATCCGAACAGCCGCTTCCACCTGTCGATCGGCATCAACTACCCCAATGAAATGGACCGCGCCCGCGCGGAAGCTTTGGGCAAAAGCCCCGGTGGCGATATCTTTATCCACGGTCAAAAGACCGCCAAGGACAAGAATCGCACCGATTGGACGTGGGGGTGTATCTCTGTCTCGAACGACGAGATGGAGGAGATCTATGCGATGGTCGGGGATAACACCCCCATCGCACTGAACCCCTGA
- a CDS encoding CAP domain-containing protein codes for MIRLFSILISLTVALAACTPAPTPLASDGRPGPTVYKIGRNDTGKLQFRMLDSVNALRGASGLAPVQLDAQLNAAAATHSRDMAVQNRPWHFGSDGSSPVDRIQRVGYTGALVGEVISETYETELETLAAWMEKPDTRRIIMSKDALNMGFSWHQENNGKIWWTMVMGK; via the coding sequence ATGATCCGTCTGTTTTCAATCCTTATTTCCCTGACCGTGGCGCTGGCGGCCTGTACCCCTGCACCAACCCCGCTTGCGTCCGACGGTCGCCCCGGCCCTACCGTCTATAAGATCGGGCGCAACGATACCGGCAAGCTGCAATTCCGCATGCTTGATTCCGTGAACGCGCTGCGCGGTGCCTCCGGTCTGGCACCCGTTCAACTGGACGCACAACTGAACGCCGCCGCCGCGACCCATTCGCGGGATATGGCGGTGCAGAACCGCCCCTGGCACTTCGGGTCTGACGGGTCGTCCCCTGTCGATCGTATCCAACGCGTAGGATATACCGGCGCGCTGGTCGGCGAAGTCATCTCGGAAACCTACGAGACCGAGCTCGAAACACTTGCCGCGTGGATGGAGAAACCGGACACCCGCCGCATCATCATGTCGAAGGACGCTTTGAACATGGGCTTTTCCTGGCATCAGGAAAACAACGGCAAGATCTGGTGGACCATGGTGATGGGGAAGTGA
- a CDS encoding L,D-transpeptidase — MSDKKFTLSSRRAFLAGSAAMLATPALAQSSVNSEATTETERDLTETVRRNTSSFRTLDWQPYFSDTKNGAILVDIDSRAVHYWSEDQSIYKLYPSSVPLTEELTRRGRTSVIQKVVGPTWRPTPSMLERNPEWPAVIGPGPDNPLGTHALYLSWTYYRIHGTHDTRKIGRRSSNGCIGLYNEHIAELFGMANVGTQVLLI, encoded by the coding sequence ATGTCTGATAAGAAATTTACCCTTTCGTCGCGCCGTGCTTTCCTTGCTGGCAGCGCCGCGATGCTGGCAACGCCCGCGCTGGCGCAAAGCAGCGTCAACAGCGAAGCGACCACGGAGACGGAGCGTGATCTGACCGAGACCGTGCGTCGCAACACCTCCAGCTTCCGCACGCTGGATTGGCAGCCTTACTTCAGCGACACCAAGAACGGGGCGATTCTTGTCGATATCGACAGCCGCGCGGTGCATTACTGGTCCGAGGATCAGTCGATCTACAAACTATACCCCTCAAGCGTACCGCTGACCGAGGAACTGACCCGCCGTGGGCGTACCAGCGTGATCCAGAAGGTCGTCGGGCCCACATGGCGTCCGACCCCGTCGATGCTGGAACGCAACCCAGAGTGGCCAGCGGTGATCGGGCCGGGCCCTGACAACCCCTTGGGCACCCACGCGCTGTACCTGAGCTGGACGTACTACCGTATCCATGGCACGCATGACACACGCAAGATCGGGCGTCGTTCGTCGAATGGCTGCATTGGCCTGTACAATGAACATATTGCTGAACTTTTTGGCATGGCGAACGTCGGCACCCAAGTGTTGCTTATTTGA
- the hemH gene encoding ferrochelatase: MTQQRPAHAQPDHPTVPAPKVGILLANLGTPDNYDYWSMRRYLSEFLSDRRVIDYSPWKWQPLLQLVILSKRPFTSGAAYKSIWNHEAGESPLMTITKQQTAKIKDAMQARYGDAVMVDYCMRYGNPSTQSKVAAMTAAGCQKILFFPLYPQYAGATSATANDAFFAALAKEKWQPAARTVEPYFDRPDYIEALATSIEKAYAKMETKPDKLLCSYHGVPLRYLMEGDPYHCQCQKTTRLLKERLGWDDTQIMTTFQSKFGPEEWLQPYTVEEVARQAEAGNKKIAVCAPAFSADCIETLEEINEEIKESFEHAGGEEFHYIPCLNDDDLHIKALSNVIEENLQGWID; encoded by the coding sequence ATGACGCAGCAGCGCCCAGCCCATGCACAACCTGACCACCCCACCGTGCCCGCCCCCAAGGTGGGTATCCTGCTGGCGAACCTCGGCACGCCGGACAACTATGATTACTGGTCAATGCGCCGTTATCTATCGGAATTTCTGTCGGATCGCCGCGTGATCGACTACAGCCCGTGGAAATGGCAACCGCTGCTTCAGCTGGTGATCCTGTCGAAACGCCCCTTCACCAGCGGTGCCGCGTATAAGTCGATCTGGAACCACGAGGCCGGGGAAAGCCCGCTGATGACCATCACCAAACAGCAAACCGCGAAGATAAAAGACGCGATGCAGGCGCGGTATGGTGACGCAGTCATGGTCGATTACTGCATGCGCTACGGCAACCCGTCGACCCAATCCAAGGTGGCGGCGATGACCGCTGCGGGCTGCCAGAAGATCCTGTTCTTCCCGCTGTATCCGCAATACGCCGGTGCCACCTCTGCCACCGCGAATGACGCGTTTTTCGCGGCGCTCGCCAAAGAGAAATGGCAGCCCGCCGCCCGCACGGTTGAACCCTATTTCGACCGCCCCGATTATATCGAAGCGCTCGCCACCTCGATCGAGAAGGCATACGCCAAGATGGAGACAAAGCCCGACAAGCTGCTGTGTTCCTATCACGGTGTCCCGCTGCGCTATTTGATGGAGGGCGATCCCTACCACTGCCAATGCCAGAAAACGACGCGCCTGCTGAAGGAACGGCTGGGGTGGGACGACACCCAGATCATGACGACCTTCCAGTCGAAATTCGGCCCCGAAGAATGGTTGCAGCCCTATACCGTGGAAGAGGTCGCGCGGCAGGCCGAAGCCGGTAACAAAAAGATCGCGGTCTGCGCCCCTGCCTTTTCAGCCGATTGCATCGAAACGCTGGAAGAGATCAACGAAGAGATCAAGGAAAGCTTTGAACACGCGGGCGGGGAGGAGTTTCACTATATCCCCTGCCTCAATGACGACGACTTGCACATCAAGGCGCTGTCCAATGTGATTGAGGAAAACCTGCAAGGCTGGATCGACTAA
- a CDS encoding SAM-dependent methyltransferase has protein sequence MNASHTLTDRAALTRNRRRATDDALFLHRAALEEVDDRLSLVNRTFTSAAIVTGFPQVWGALHPSATLVEDTDTLALTQGAHDLVVHAMGMHWANDPVGQIIQSRRALQPDGLFLSVGFGGQTLHELRACLGQAEASITGGLSPRIAPMAELRDIGGLLQRAGLALPVADSVTLTTEYSDIWHLMRDLRAMGEANALTSRLRRPSGRAIFDAAGQLYRDHYAAPEGRIKASFELVFLAGWAPADSQPKPLRPGSAQQRLADALATAETPLRD, from the coding sequence ATGAACGCTTCACACACCCTGACCGATCGCGCGGCGCTGACCCGCAACCGCCGCCGCGCCACCGATGACGCCCTGTTCCTGCACCGCGCCGCGCTTGAAGAGGTCGATGATCGGCTGTCGCTGGTTAACAGAACCTTTACGTCCGCAGCGATTGTCACCGGCTTCCCGCAGGTCTGGGGCGCGCTGCACCCCTCCGCGACGCTGGTGGAGGACACCGATACGCTTGCGCTGACCCAGGGCGCGCATGATCTGGTGGTCCATGCGATGGGGATGCATTGGGCGAATGATCCCGTCGGTCAGATCATCCAGTCACGCCGTGCCCTGCAACCCGACGGGCTGTTTTTAAGCGTTGGTTTCGGCGGGCAGACCCTGCACGAGCTGCGCGCCTGTCTGGGTCAGGCCGAGGCGTCGATCACCGGCGGGCTGTCGCCGCGGATCGCCCCTATGGCCGAGTTGCGCGATATCGGCGGGCTGCTGCAACGGGCGGGGCTTGCGCTGCCGGTGGCGGATTCCGTGACGCTGACGACCGAATACAGCGATATCTGGCACCTGATGCGCGACCTGCGCGCCATGGGAGAGGCCAACGCCCTGACCAGCCGCCTGCGCCGCCCCAGTGGCCGCGCGATCTTTGACGCGGCGGGGCAGCTTTACCGCGACCACTACGCCGCGCCAGAGGGGCGCATCAAAGCAAGCTTTGAACTGGTCTTTCTGGCGGGCTGGGCACCGGCGGACAGCCAGCCCAAACCCCTGCGACCCGGCTCTGCGCAGCAGCGCTTGGCCGATGCGCTGGCCACGGCGGAAACGCCGCTGCGCGATTGA
- a CDS encoding ComF family protein has product MRDQLQTAVALIYPPSCLACGAWVAAHGGLCGPCWRDTGFIEGVVCETCGIPLLGDVSEIDVRCDACLAAPPPWDHGRAALLYRDTGRRLVLALKHGDRQDIAKPAGHWMARVIAPFVTPETLVVPVPLHYARLWKRRFNQSALLARALAREHKLGWCPDALRRTRRTAALEGKGRRERFAHLDGAITAHPCRADLLRDRPVLLVDDVMTSGATLHASARACLDARAGPICVVTLARVAKDT; this is encoded by the coding sequence ATGCGAGACCAGTTACAAACCGCTGTTGCGCTGATTTATCCGCCGTCCTGTCTGGCGTGCGGGGCGTGGGTGGCTGCACATGGGGGGCTGTGCGGCCCGTGCTGGCGCGACACGGGGTTCATTGAAGGTGTGGTCTGCGAGACCTGCGGTATTCCCTTGCTGGGCGATGTGTCCGAGATAGACGTGCGCTGCGACGCGTGCCTTGCCGCGCCGCCGCCGTGGGACCACGGGCGCGCAGCCCTTTTGTACCGAGATACCGGCCGCCGACTGGTGCTGGCGCTGAAACACGGCGACCGTCAGGACATCGCCAAACCCGCAGGGCACTGGATGGCGCGGGTGATCGCGCCCTTCGTCACGCCTGAAACTTTGGTGGTGCCTGTGCCGCTGCATTACGCGCGGCTGTGGAAGCGGCGGTTCAACCAATCGGCCTTGCTGGCCCGTGCGCTTGCACGCGAACACAAGCTTGGGTGGTGCCCCGACGCGCTGCGCCGGACCCGACGCACCGCCGCGCTAGAGGGGAAGGGACGTCGCGAACGCTTCGCCCATCTGGATGGCGCGATCACCGCCCATCCCTGCCGCGCCGACCTGCTGCGTGACCGTCCGGTGCTGCTGGTGGATGACGTGATGACATCGGGCGCGACATTACATGCGTCGGCGCGGGCCTGTCTGGACGCACGCGCAGGGCCAATCTGCGTTGTGACACTGGCAAGAGTGGCAAAAGATACTTAA
- the grxC gene encoding glutaredoxin 3 yields the protein MQPVEIYTSPLCGFCHAAKRLLNEKGVSFAEVDVLAQPERKSEMIERANGGRTVPQIFIGDTHVGGCDDLYALERAGKLDALLAS from the coding sequence ATGCAACCTGTTGAGATCTATACCTCCCCGCTGTGCGGCTTTTGCCATGCCGCCAAACGTCTGCTGAATGAAAAAGGCGTGAGCTTTGCCGAGGTCGACGTGCTTGCCCAGCCAGAGCGTAAGTCCGAGATGATCGAACGTGCCAATGGCGGGCGCACTGTGCCGCAGATCTTTATCGGCGACACCCATGTCGGCGGCTGTGATGACCTTTACGCGCTTGAGCGTGCGGGCAAGCTGGACGCTTTGTTGGCCTCCTGA
- a CDS encoding carbon-nitrogen hydrolase family protein, with amino-acid sequence MQAALIQLNVSDTPARNLAGTVEMVRDAAAQGAAFVLTPEVTNCVSTSRDHQRSVLQHEDDDITLAALRDVAREAGIWLLIGSLGLKTRDADGRFANRSFLIDPQGQIKARYDKIHMFDVDIDAGESYRESAGYRPGDQAVVAQTPFAKIGMSICYDMRFPKLYQALADAGATILTMPAAFSPVTGAAHWHMLLRARAIETGCFVLAPAQTGTHASDSHKTRDTYGHSLVVAPWGEVLLDAGTAPGIYPFTLDMARVQEARTRVPSLANRRDFKAP; translated from the coding sequence ATGCAGGCGGCGCTGATCCAGCTGAACGTCAGCGATACACCGGCCCGCAATCTGGCGGGCACGGTAGAGATGGTGCGCGATGCCGCGGCGCAGGGGGCGGCGTTTGTCCTCACGCCAGAGGTCACCAACTGCGTCTCGACCAGCCGCGACCACCAGCGCAGCGTGTTGCAGCACGAAGACGATGACATCACCCTCGCCGCCTTGCGGGATGTGGCGCGAGAGGCGGGCATCTGGCTGCTGATCGGGTCGCTTGGGCTGAAAACGCGGGATGCGGACGGGCGCTTTGCCAACCGGTCGTTCCTGATTGATCCGCAGGGGCAGATCAAAGCCCGCTACGACAAGATCCATATGTTCGACGTGGATATCGACGCGGGCGAAAGCTACCGCGAATCGGCGGGCTACCGCCCCGGCGATCAGGCGGTTGTGGCGCAGACGCCTTTCGCCAAAATCGGGATGAGCATCTGCTATGACATGCGTTTTCCCAAGCTCTATCAGGCGCTGGCGGATGCGGGGGCGACGATCCTGACCATGCCCGCCGCGTTTTCGCCCGTGACCGGAGCCGCGCATTGGCACATGCTGCTGCGGGCCCGTGCGATCGAGACAGGGTGTTTCGTGTTAGCCCCCGCGCAGACCGGCACCCATGCCAGCGACAGCCACAAGACCCGCGACACCTACGGCCATTCGCTGGTTGTTGCCCCGTGGGGCGAGGTGCTGCTGGATGCGGGCACCGCGCCGGGCATTTATCCGTTCACGCTGGACATGGCGCGTGTACAAGAGGCACGTACCCGCGTACCCAGTCTTGCCAACCGGCGGGATTTCAAGGCACCTTAG
- a CDS encoding MarR family winged helix-turn-helix transcriptional regulator yields MTENRNSLAITLISELLSADQRMRNRLTRALPKGMEISHFSVLNNLAWHDGEKTPAQLAETFNVTRGAMTNTLNKLVWAGYVHIRPDWDDARRKMVAISPAGRNARDHAIRQISPLINDVADDLGEAQVRATLDTLRALRRQLEG; encoded by the coding sequence ATGACGGAAAATCGAAACTCACTTGCGATCACGTTGATCAGCGAATTGCTGTCGGCTGATCAACGGATGCGCAACCGGCTGACCCGGGCGCTGCCCAAAGGCATGGAGATTTCGCATTTTTCGGTGCTGAACAATCTGGCCTGGCATGACGGCGAAAAGACCCCCGCGCAGCTGGCCGAGACGTTCAATGTCACCCGTGGCGCGATGACGAACACGCTGAATAAACTGGTCTGGGCGGGCTATGTTCATATCCGCCCCGATTGGGACGATGCGCGGCGCAAGATGGTGGCGATCAGCCCCGCAGGCCGCAATGCGCGGGATCATGCGATCCGGCAAATCTCGCCGTTGATCAATGATGTGGCCGATGATCTGGGCGAGGCGCAGGTGCGTGCCACGCTCGATACCCTGCGCGCCCTGCGGCGCCAGCTGGAAGGCTGA
- the ubiG gene encoding bifunctional 2-polyprenyl-6-hydroxyphenol methylase/3-demethylubiquinol 3-O-methyltransferase UbiG — MQAPQSTVDPAEIEKFQAMAAEWWDENGKFKPLHMLNPCRLDYITSQIAGEFDRDLKSPEPFRGLRILDIGCGGGLLSEPMARLGATVVGADAAAGNIPVAQVHAQQSGLDIDYRHTTAEALAEAGEQFDVVLNMEVVEHVASPIDYLIACRTLLKPGGLHICSTLNRNPKSFMMAIVGAEHVMRWLPKGTHEWSKFITPDELFDLLHKAGLTAVDRKGFVFNPITWSWRLSDRDLSVNYVTASLKPE; from the coding sequence ATGCAAGCGCCTCAAAGCACTGTTGACCCCGCCGAGATCGAAAAGTTTCAGGCCATGGCCGCCGAATGGTGGGACGAGAACGGCAAGTTCAAGCCGCTGCATATGCTCAACCCCTGCCGGCTCGATTACATCACCTCCCAAATCGCCGGAGAGTTCGACCGTGACCTGAAATCGCCCGAACCGTTTCGCGGGCTGCGGATTCTGGACATCGGCTGCGGCGGCGGGCTGCTGTCGGAACCGATGGCGCGGTTGGGTGCGACCGTGGTCGGTGCCGATGCCGCAGCAGGCAACATCCCCGTCGCGCAGGTCCATGCGCAGCAATCGGGGCTCGACATCGACTATCGTCACACCACAGCCGAGGCGCTCGCCGAAGCGGGGGAACAATTCGACGTGGTGCTGAACATGGAGGTGGTCGAACATGTCGCCTCTCCCATCGATTATCTGATCGCCTGCCGCACCCTGCTGAAACCCGGCGGGCTGCACATCTGTTCGACGCTGAACCGCAACCCCAAGTCTTTTATGATGGCGATTGTCGGGGCAGAGCACGTGATGCGCTGGCTGCCCAAGGGCACCCATGAATGGTCGAAATTCATCACGCCGGATGAACTCTTTGACCTGCTGCACAAGGCGGGCCTGACGGCGGTGGATCGCAAAGGCTTCGTGTTTAACCCGATCACATGGTCGTGGCGTCTGTCCGATCGTGACCTGAGCGTGAACTATGTCACCGCCAGCCTGAAGCCAGAGTGA
- the pip gene encoding prolyl aminopeptidase — translation MDKIPDQKRAVQYLHPPIDPFDQRMMDVGDGHSIYVEQCGNPDGIPVVVLHGGPGGGCSPSMRRYFDPAKYHVILFDQRGCGRSKPFASVINNTTWDLVADIERIRKALGIEKWIAFGGSWGATLALIYAETHPERVRNIILRGVFMMTQAELDWFYGGGAGKFWPDLWARFTGLIPEAEHGDLIAAYHRRLFCGDRMTEVKYGKAWAAWENALASIHASGGSYEGPGEYSRTFARLENHYFTNAGFLEFDGQILAHVDRIAHIPGVIVQGRYDMICPPSSAYELAQAWPNAELKMVRNAGHALSEPGISAELVRTMDRIAAQ, via the coding sequence ATGGACAAAATCCCGGACCAAAAGCGCGCAGTGCAATATCTTCACCCGCCGATCGACCCGTTCGATCAGCGGATGATGGATGTGGGCGATGGTCATTCGATCTATGTCGAACAATGCGGCAACCCCGATGGCATTCCCGTCGTGGTCCTGCATGGCGGCCCCGGCGGCGGGTGCAGCCCGTCGATGCGGCGCTATTTCGATCCGGCAAAATATCACGTGATCCTGTTTGACCAGCGCGGGTGCGGGCGGTCCAAGCCATTTGCCTCGGTCATCAATAACACCACATGGGATCTGGTCGCGGATATCGAACGCATCCGCAAAGCGCTTGGCATCGAGAAATGGATCGCTTTTGGTGGCAGCTGGGGCGCGACGCTGGCGTTGATCTATGCCGAAACCCACCCCGAGAGGGTGCGCAACATCATCCTGCGCGGCGTTTTCATGATGACGCAGGCGGAGCTTGACTGGTTCTATGGCGGCGGCGCGGGCAAGTTTTGGCCCGATCTTTGGGCGCGGTTTACCGGCCTGATCCCCGAAGCCGAGCACGGCGATCTGATCGCGGCCTACCACCGCCGGCTGTTCTGTGGCGACCGCATGACCGAGGTGAAATACGGCAAGGCCTGGGCCGCGTGGGAAAACGCGCTGGCCTCGATCCATGCGTCGGGCGGGTCGTATGAGGGCCCGGGGGAATATTCGCGCACCTTCGCCCGGCTTGAGAATCACTATTTCACCAATGCCGGATTTCTTGAGTTTGATGGCCAGATCCTTGCGCATGTGGACCGCATTGCCCATATCCCCGGCGTGATTGTGCAAGGCCGCTACGATATGATTTGCCCCCCTTCAAGCGCGTATGAACTGGCGCAGGCTTGGCCCAACGCCGAGCTGAAGATGGTGCGCAATGCCGGTCACGCGCTGTCTGAACCCGGCATCAGCGCCGAACTGGTGCGCACGATGGACAGGATTGCCGCGCAATGA
- a CDS encoding ABC transporter substrate-binding protein, whose amino-acid sequence MTRSLMDRRALFASGAAAALLAATGVSAASMPKAGGRLRMALSGAARSDNWGQGDGLFMQVARQGLIFDTLTEIAADGTLRGELATAWQGSADGRVWLVDLRKDVLFHDQRPMTARDVVASLALDGVVEATGPHQLRITMDAPAMDLPFTLADPRHVIRAAHAMDDGIGTGLYRLRRFTPGQQVLAERVADHYKGRSAGWFDTVELVSIPAQQVRAQAMAEYLVEAADLNDGEALQSYDDIALLPHARGVTHAVSRSIAMPLRTGQHRPLDNLRAAERWWLA is encoded by the coding sequence ATGACCCGCTCTTTGATGGATCGCCGTGCTTTATTTGCTTCGGGTGCTGCGGCGGCCTTGCTGGCGGCGACAGGTGTGTCGGCGGCATCCATGCCCAAAGCGGGCGGGCGGTTGCGGATGGCGCTGTCGGGGGCGGCGCGCAGCGATAATTGGGGGCAGGGCGATGGCCTGTTCATGCAGGTGGCGCGGCAGGGGCTGATCTTTGATACGCTGACAGAAATCGCCGCTGACGGCACCCTGCGCGGAGAGCTGGCAACAGCCTGGCAGGGCAGCGCCGACGGACGCGTCTGGCTGGTCGATCTGCGCAAGGATGTGCTGTTTCACGATCAACGTCCCATGACCGCGCGCGATGTTGTCGCGTCCCTCGCGCTGGACGGTGTGGTAGAGGCGACGGGCCCCCATCAGCTGCGCATCACGATGGATGCGCCCGCGATGGACTTGCCCTTTACGCTGGCGGACCCGCGTCATGTGATCCGCGCCGCCCACGCGATGGACGACGGCATCGGCACCGGCCTGTACCGTCTGCGACGATTTACGCCGGGTCAGCAGGTTTTGGCCGAACGTGTGGCAGATCACTACAAAGGGCGCAGCGCCGGCTGGTTCGATACGGTTGAACTGGTGTCCATTCCCGCGCAGCAGGTTCGTGCGCAGGCGATGGCTGAATATCTGGTCGAAGCGGCAGACCTGAATGATGGCGAAGCCCTTCAATCCTATGATGATATTGCCTTGCTGCCCCATGCACGCGGGGTGACCCATGCGGTGTCACGCAGCATCGCCATGCCCCTGCGCACCGGCCAGCATCGCCCGCTGGACAACCTGCGCGCCGCCGAACGCTGGTGGCTGGCCTAA
- the rimP gene encoding ribosome maturation factor RimP — protein MNNDLIAKAAIDRRMAEIITPVIEDMGFELVRVRLMSGKSTTLQVMADRPDGGIEVDELALISQSISAVMDVEDPILDEYTLEVSSPGIDRPLTRLKDFEMFEGYEAKIETGELIDGRRRFKGELAGVEDDEVLINVEEGTIGLKFDWLTDAKLVLTDDLIKEMLRQRKASGAIDETKFDDIETEGSTEGDD, from the coding sequence ATGAACAACGACCTGATTGCAAAAGCAGCCATTGATCGCCGCATGGCCGAGATCATCACACCGGTGATCGAGGATATGGGGTTTGAACTGGTGCGCGTTCGCCTGATGTCGGGCAAGTCGACGACGTTGCAGGTGATGGCAGACCGTCCCGATGGCGGTATCGAGGTGGACGAGCTGGCCCTGATCAGCCAATCCATCAGCGCTGTCATGGATGTCGAGGATCCGATCCTTGATGAATACACCCTTGAAGTGTCGAGCCCCGGCATCGACCGCCCGCTGACGCGGCTCAAGGATTTCGAGATGTTTGAGGGCTATGAGGCCAAGATCGAAACCGGCGAACTGATCGACGGCCGCCGCCGCTTTAAGGGCGAGCTGGCAGGCGTCGAGGATGACGAGGTGCTGATCAACGTCGAGGAAGGCACCATCGGGCTCAAGTTCGATTGGCTGACCGACGCCAAACTGGTTCTGACCGACGATCTGATCAAAGAAATGCTGCGCCAGCGCAAAGCGTCCGGTGCGATTGACGAAACCAAATTCGATGACATCGAGACCGAAGGGTCCACCGAGGGAGACGACTAA